The DNA window TTAATAAGTCGGCTTTAGAGGCAGGGGACATTTCTAGTCTTTATGAGATACAAAGCTAACCGGGTGCAGGCTGCAGTTATTGTCAACAGACAGATATTAGTGGCAATCTGCAAACTGCAcctgtacatttattttatgtattaacattaacatgttacatcttttttttttaattcatactcaaactgaaatgtaaaaacaaccaGTTATAGTTTTATAGTTGCTTTCGAGCTGTCACTGTTCTCTCTCAGCGTGGAAACTCACTGCACGCCTTTCACCAGGCTCAGGCGGATGACCTCAACCAGCATCTCTGCCAGCTTGATCTGGGTGAGCTAAAAATGATCAATGTGCACCGTTAATGATACCCTCCGATGGAAGAAACCCTCAGCACCTCCATGCGGGAATTATtggtattttaaatgtattgtatttCTGTCTCATTCAGCAGGCTGCTGCAGGTTGGCTGCTTTGTCTGAACAGTGAGCCAGAGACAGGTTGGCCAGTTCAGAGCTGAGATAGCAATCAGGTTGCCAGTTGCTGCCAGGAAAAGCATGCTCACAGAGCCTGGCTTAGTCCCATCAGTGACCTCAGCACTCTGTACATTACTCTTAAGTGTTTGTTATGTCAAATTCAACATATCTTTTACCTGTCATCCAGAAGTGGGTTAAATCTTCAATAGTGTATACTGTCTGCCCAGAAAGAGCTATGTTAATGTTggcacctgttttttttttttatgagcaaTTTTGAATCTAGTGCAGGTTTAGTCACTTTTATTCATGGTATTAACAAATAATTAGCACATTTTAGTCTAGTTTTGTTTGTGAAATTTGACTGTTGTGTGTTCATTCTTAATGTTTAGGTTTGAACCATTTTGAGGCTTTGGCTGTCTTTAACTCACTTTACAAAATAGTGTCCAACTTGAGACAAGCAGTTAAAAAAGATTTCCAAACCAACCACTCATTACTTTTGGACAGCCATGAGCACCAAAGACCACCACCTGAAAGTAATGTTACATCCACAGCCCCTGATATTGTTACGTAGCTtatcttcttttaaatgtaGATTCCTTTCAATGGACATTTTACTAATGTCCATTCATCTACATATCAGATTATCATTGGGTTATTAACATTTAATGAACatcatattgtttttattgttgatttGCTTCCTGTAATGGAAAAAGGatttaaaatcataattttcatgatgaaaaaaaaaaaaaaaaaaatcaaattttttgTTGACAACGTTGATAAAGATCAAATGTGTGTTCTGAGCAATATTAACATTTAGCAAATCTTTGCTGACACAAAAATACCCTTTGAAAGACAAACCACTACTGAACAACAGgtgaaattatacatttttctaTTCTCCCTCTCAGATTTGCATGTTCAACACTGTGTTACTAATTTGTAGAGTTATGTTTGGAAGGTTGGGGTCACAAAAGGGTCTATAGCATTGACTCTGCTCATTCACTATAAGAAACTACAGTCTTTGTATCAAAAATAGCAGTTTATCAAGGCGCTAGATAGATAGTGTGTCGATTTACACTGAGAGCTGCATAGCTGTTTGCTTGTTGAAGCTATGTCATGCTGTGAAGTTGAAGCCAAACAGAGATACAGCCACAAAGGTCTACTTCATTGTAACTACTCTGCAACACAATACTTTTCCTATTAATGCTAGGCATCTTCTATTGCCAGATAAGATGAACTATTGTTTGCATCGTCCTCTTTTCTAGATATCTCCTTTATGTTCAGTGCAAAATCAATGTCTTCTTTTAGGACTGTGgatttttgtacttttaccaCTGTTGTTCATGTAAACCAAAGCGACTTGGATAGTTTGGccagaaagacaaaacaaaataacgTAAATATTTCTACACTATATCAAAAAATATTCATAACCAGAAATACATCTTTAGATAATCACATTCTACATActtagaaaacaaacaatgctAACATTTGGATGTTCCTTTTTCTAATAATTTTAGTGATGAGACTGATGTTTGGTCCAACACATTTGTATAAAAACCTAAAATACTGGACGATATGATGAAGTACAAAGTACCAGTTGTAGCACCTTGTTAAGAATGGACAGCAACAATCAGTTTGGTTGTGCTAAGCTTGCATTTCTATCTGACAAGTACGAGAGGATCTGAGCGACCTCTGTTGACGCCTCATTTCAGCTGCGTTTCATGGCTTTGCAGTTGTTCCTAGTCTTGAATAAAACAAGATAAGTGCCCAAAGTATCGTTCCAACCATGAGACATTTTTCTGTTAAATTGTTCTCAGTTTAGATGTGTGGTTCCTTGTTACTTCACATGCCTTGTCCATTCTTGAATGACAGTATGGCTGTAGCCCACCCCGTCAACCCACCCCTCTCAAATGCATAGAGTGCTGCAGGAATGAGTCCTATATTCCATGAATAAGTTTGTATCTTTGCACTTCGAGTACCATGGCCCtgaatctgtgtttgtttgtttttttatttcatgaataAATTACATCAGTACACACTCACCCACCCAAGAGTTATGTGTCATACAAGTTGTAAGCTTGGTGGTGTTGAAGTTGTGTGTACATGATGTAGTTGGTTTATACCCTAACATTAGCATTTTTCTTCTGGTGATTACATTTAGACTAAAAATGTTCATTGGGGAACAAAACATGTATCAtgaacttttgtttttataagagcttattataataatcataaaatgaTTGGTAGAATccaattgtttattttaaattttttgagGGAACCAGTGTGATGTTAACATCTGCATTggcttaaaaaaacacatcatcccTGAAGCACTCTATTGATTAATGTGTAAACCAACCCTCATAGAGTATGGGGTCCAAGATTACAAATCAACAACTGACTCTGTCTGACATGTCATAAGGTTTCCATGAAAAAAGTATCACAGTTTGAATGCATTTGTAcaaacctctttttttctctcatttgtgtgtgtgtgtatgtgtgtgtgtgtgtgtgtgtgtgtgtgtgtgcatgctcatgTGTGCTGTCTGTGTGCGCAGGTTGTTTGTatgtcttttttgtgttttagttaTAGCCCTTGAAGCAGTACACTCCGTACAGCTTGTGCTTTTTGTCGGGGAAGCCGCTGAACCTGACGGCAGCTTCTGTGGGACTACAGCGCCGGCGAGGGCTGGAGATGGGATAACGGACACTGCCATCGGCCAGCCAGCCAGCGTCACAGCGGTCATAACCCAGCAGCTTCCAGGCGGCATACATCTGGCCAACCTTGGCAATCTCAGCTCCGTCTTTTTGACACGCCTTGACAGCCTCGTCATAGGTCAGCTTAGAGGGATGGATCAGGTAGTAGAACCGGCCTAGGTaaatagaaagaaaagcagataaaaacatcactaCGTAATAAAATCTGACAATGAAGCATAATGTCTACAGAAAAGAGATCATGtgttcaaaaaataaaagtctaaaATCTACTGACGATAATCTTCATATATGCAGATGACACTAATTAGAGAGATGCTGAGCATGTGGCTGCTAAGATGTAATTGAGAATGAAAATAGTGCAAAGTTGCAAAGGTTTTTGGTAAAAGTTGCGAAAAACTTGTGGTGGAATACTCCAGTAACATGCAAAGTTCACATAGTGAGTATATGAACAATCATGCTTACAACACATCTGGTTGTCTGGGCTAATGTCTGGAAAAAAGGAAGTATATCACTGGTCTTGCATATATCAGAAACTTACAGTTGAAGTTTTTTCTACCCTAACACACCTTGAAGCATGCCATTTATAAAATGCAAGTAAAATCAACTGTTGGTTGAATTCCTTTACCTGTAGTCATGACATAGTGCTTGCATTGCAAAAATACACATGTCAAACATAGACACACTCAGGGCAAACTCAGTGAGTAACTTTTCTTTGTTCAGCCAACAGTGGGAATGGTTTGACCCTTCAGCCTTCTGATTTTTATTGGATCATTGTCCTTATGTTAATAATAGTaaacccaaacacacagttaGAGAGTATAGTTATAGTCCTTCACCTTTGTAATGGGAGGTGAAGCAGAAGACATCGTAGTGGTTCTTGTCCTTGTCTCTCAGGCCATAGTTGCGAATGCCCGGTACTGTGTTCTTGCCGCCACATGGTTCTCTAGGGGTGGTGATGGGATATTGAACTGAGCCATCATTCAACCAGCCAGCATTGCACCAGTCCATTCCTCCTCTCCATGCATCATACAGCTGATCGAAGGATGCCACGATGGCATCCTGGTCATTACATGCCCGCACAGCGTCGTAGAAATTGAGGTTGTAGCGACCCAGGCGAGGATAATATGGGAAGATAACCCCTATACAGAGAgttgtgggggaaaaaagagagcagagaaagtgaaatgttAGATGACCTGCAGTTATTAGATACAACTGGGGCtgcttgaccttctatgtaaagtgccttgagtaatgtatattatgatttggcgctatacaaataaaattgaattgaattgaatcgaATTTATTCATTATGACCTGCTTCTGAATGCTGGACTACCTCTCATCTCAATGCTCCGGAgacttctgtgttgttgtgaatgtgtctgtccacagaacctcctgctgtgttgttcatgtgtgaaggTCCTGataaagtctggacccaattgtgcagacgttctccagagttcatgtctgagaacTGCTATAGATCCATTCTCTGAGATTTAAATTCAACCCTAATGTTTAACCTAATGACAGAAAGTGAAAGCACATTTCTCTGTATCAGCCTGCTGCCAGCGTTTCAGGTCTCAGGCAGTAATGTCTTATGTCTCTGGCTCCTCTCAGGCATAATGAAGCTGCTCTGACACTTATGCACACTATGCTTACAGAATACACTCCTGACATTCCCCCAAGCAGTCTCTGCTGATGGAGCTAAATTTAGCTTGACTGCAGCCTGTTACAATATAATGACATTAAATTACTTTACCCAAATATCATACCTTCAAGGTCAAGAGACACCACCACTGTTCCATCTTCCAGCCCATCAATTACTTCACATTTATATCTCCCATAATCCTCCAGGGTGATTTCTGTGATGACCAGAGAGGCATCCATGGGTGAAGAGCCTTGTAGGTACACCCGTCCTTGGAAACTGCCATAACTTCTCTTGTGATAATCCATGACAACAAAAACGTCCACCTAGAGCAAGAAGAAGAGTGGTGAGTTCATGATGCCAAGATGCTATGTTCCAAAATTGAGTGCCGGAGATAACTCCAttgcaaaaatgtcaaacatttacTATGTTTCAGtgaatttaataatttaactaCGGAAGGGGATAAGAATTAAGAAATCCAAAAAATCAACTGGTGAAGACATCTTAAAGTaacagtgtgtagagtttagtgatatctagtgttgaaattgcatgttgcagctgaacgcccctcacctcaccctccccttccaaacatgaaaaagaaactgtggtagcttcaaaatctcaaaaggtgtttagtttgtccagtctggactggtGTAAAAAACACAGccgcctccatagagaggaccccctctatgtaaatataataataagtattctggggtaaaaaaaaactacaattcatacaatttagatgaaacgaactagtgaaaacatcatgaggattattctacataatagatccctttcacctaaatcttacacactggacctttaataaaaAGATCTGCATATAACTTCATGTTAGGCAGAAGAAACAGAGCTCTGTTCAGGCCTAGGTCAGATTCTGGTTAAAATTAGACACAGGGCACATTGATagatctgacaaaaaaaaatcagttttttggTTGGGCACAAGGGACTTGTCAGTTTTGTCAAATTTAagtagatatagatatatagatagatatacagaCTTTTTATTGACAAACGAttatagtaaaaaaaatatattgaattgaCATATTAACcagcaatgaaaacaactgCTCTACATTAATTGTTTTTACCACAATGTACCACTTAGGCCAAAAcaatatgtttcatttttttgagaCCTGCATTGTTTACGTTCTTCTAGTGCATTGTTCACATTTCAACTGTTGATCAGTGGAAAATCTTCAGTTTTGCTTGTACTGCATTTTTGCATTGTTGCCTGGTCAGCAAGAAAACGCTTGCTAAGAgtaaacaaattacattttgaccATCACtgttaaatgattaaaaacacctCCACTGTCAGTATTAAAAGTTTGTGACATACATGAATACAGGTACAAtttgagaaatgtatttaaacataaaattaCACATATTCAACAATCTGTCACCAATAAGGTAACCACTAACCTCTTTCAGGTAATCTGAGGTCAGCTTGGTCCATTTGATCCTCATCTTGCGGTTGGGTGGCAGTGACTGGTCTCTTTGGATCTTGCAAGGTAAAGTAGCGTTCCCTCCTCGCCTTGACACCACCTTTGACTGTTCTGCCACCACTGAGAGTTGAGGGCCATTTTCTGCAACACAGTGGCACAATCAGAAATCCAAggcaaataaacataaacaatgCATAAATCAATTGCCACTCTTTCTGAACCtatgctctcacacacatagaTTTTTCCTTTTGAAATTCAATATATTGTTCTAAAGTATAATTATTAAAGGAATAGATGAACATTTAGCGAATTATCCTATTTGCTGTCTTTATGAGGGTTGTATGAGGGAAATGATATAAATCTCATGTCTGTCAGTTAAGCTATCTAAAGTTTAACAACACTTCCACTTAGTGGAAtggtgtgcttgtgtgtttgtgtgtatgtgtgtgtgtggagagaggagagagagagagagagagctagcAGGGGCTGAGTGAATCAATGAGCTGTGTGTACctttacaatgaaataagacTTTGCCCACTTGAAAAAAGTAGAAAATCAATATTTGTAATGGTGGGCCTAAATAAATGTACTGTACAAAAAATACtatacagaaaatataataaatacattattaccaatcaaatgcaaaaatataaactgactgtgtgtgtgctggttgaGGAAACAATCAGAAAGTTATGAGAGATCTCAGTACAGTTTATAGATGAGGCTGCAGAGTGTCACTGCTGAGATGATTCAGGAGCTGAGGCTGAAGAAGCAGTTCAGAGGAAGTGCAAACTCTCATGACCCATTATACACATTGGATCAATGTGCCATTAGCTCCTCAACCAGCTGATCTGACAAACATGCGCATGCTTATGCAGCAGGTAAAGTGACATACTGAGGTGGTCAGGCGGAGCACAAGGAGCAAACCAATCTGAAAACCCCTTGACCGAGGCTGGAAGTCTCAGCAGCATATcacatgcaaatataaatacTCTTGTGCT is part of the Paralichthys olivaceus isolate ysfri-2021 chromosome 18, ASM2471397v2, whole genome shotgun sequence genome and encodes:
- the LOC109625990 gene encoding hyaluronan and proteoglycan link protein 1 — translated: MIPVLICVLISLSAADKDLDTLYPELEHSRTIYVTENGPQLSVVAEQSKVVSRRGGNATLPCKIQRDQSLPPNRKMRIKWTKLTSDYLKEVDVFVVMDYHKRSYGSFQGRVYLQGSSPMDASLVITEITLEDYGRYKCEVIDGLEDGTVVVSLDLEGVIFPYYPRLGRYNLNFYDAVRACNDQDAIVASFDQLYDAWRGGMDWCNAGWLNDGSVQYPITTPREPCGGKNTVPGIRNYGLRDKDKNHYDVFCFTSHYKGRFYYLIHPSKLTYDEAVKACQKDGAEIAKVGQMYAAWKLLGYDRCDAGWLADGSVRYPISSPRRRCSPTEAAVRFSGFPDKKHKLYGVYCFKGYN